Proteins from a genomic interval of Aureimonas sp. AU20:
- a CDS encoding tripartite tricarboxylate transporter permease translates to MADFANLLHGFSVALSFYHVALIVMGVLLGILVGVLPGLGAPNGVTLLLPLTFTMDPVSAIILLSSMYWGALFGGSTTSILFNIPGEPSSVATTFDGYPMAKQGRATEALATAFFSAGIGALVGVLVITVLAGWIASFALRFSSPEFFAIYLLAFCSFIGLGGADPMKTAVSLLAGLAFATVGMDTVSGELRLTFGFTDLLRGISFLVAVIGLFGIGELLLTVQEELKFKGVSSRIEIREIFRALARLPHYWVTFLRSAAVGVWMGITPGGPTAASFMSYGLGRRFGKYGSNFGKGEPEGVIAPEVADHSAGTSALLPMLALGVPGSATAAVMMGGLMIWGLQPGPLLFTEQPDFVWGLIASMYLSNIIAVVLVLATVPLFASILRIPFGIIGPIIIVVCLIGAYTVANAEFDVMMAVAFGVMGYVFKRLDYPIAPLVLAMVLGDKAEDAFRQSMLYSGGSISIFWSNPLVATLMGLAMLLLFWPLLSRLVGLVGGGRTEASAPGG, encoded by the coding sequence ATGGCCGACTTCGCCAATCTCCTGCACGGCTTCTCCGTCGCCCTGTCCTTCTACCATGTCGCGCTTATCGTCATGGGCGTGCTGCTCGGCATTCTGGTCGGCGTTCTGCCGGGCCTCGGCGCGCCGAACGGGGTGACGCTGCTCCTGCCGCTGACCTTCACCATGGACCCGGTGTCGGCGATCATCCTTCTCTCCTCCATGTATTGGGGCGCGCTGTTCGGCGGATCGACCACCTCGATCCTGTTCAACATTCCGGGCGAGCCCTCCTCCGTCGCCACGACCTTCGACGGCTATCCCATGGCCAAGCAGGGCCGCGCGACGGAAGCGCTCGCCACCGCCTTCTTCTCGGCCGGCATCGGCGCGCTGGTGGGCGTGCTCGTCATCACGGTTCTCGCCGGCTGGATCGCCTCCTTCGCGCTGCGGTTCTCCTCACCGGAATTCTTCGCGATCTATCTCCTGGCCTTCTGCTCCTTCATCGGGCTCGGCGGCGCCGATCCCATGAAGACCGCCGTGTCGCTCCTGGCGGGACTCGCCTTCGCGACGGTGGGCATGGACACGGTGTCGGGCGAGCTGCGCCTCACCTTCGGCTTCACCGATCTTCTGCGCGGCATTTCCTTCCTGGTCGCCGTGATCGGCCTGTTCGGCATCGGCGAGCTTCTTCTCACCGTTCAGGAGGAGCTGAAGTTCAAGGGCGTCTCCTCGCGCATCGAAATCCGCGAGATCTTCCGGGCGCTCGCGCGCCTGCCCCACTACTGGGTGACTTTCCTGCGCTCGGCGGCGGTCGGCGTGTGGATGGGCATCACGCCGGGCGGGCCGACGGCCGCCTCCTTCATGAGCTACGGGCTCGGCCGCCGCTTCGGCAAATACGGCTCCAATTTCGGCAAGGGCGAGCCGGAAGGCGTCATCGCGCCGGAAGTCGCCGACCATTCGGCCGGCACCTCGGCGCTCCTGCCCATGCTGGCGCTCGGCGTGCCGGGCTCGGCCACCGCCGCCGTCATGATGGGTGGCCTGATGATCTGGGGCCTCCAGCCCGGCCCCCTCCTCTTCACCGAGCAGCCGGACTTCGTCTGGGGTCTCATCGCCTCCATGTATCTCTCCAACATCATCGCCGTGGTGCTGGTGCTCGCCACCGTGCCGCTCTTCGCCTCGATCCTGCGCATTCCCTTCGGCATCATCGGCCCGATCATCATCGTGGTCTGCCTGATCGGCGCCTACACCGTGGCCAATGCCGAGTTCGACGTGATGATGGCGGTCGCCTTCGGCGTCATGGGCTATGTCTTCAAGCGGCTGGACTATCCCATCGCGCCGCTGGTGCTCGCCATGGTGCTGGGCGACAAGGCCGAGGACGCCTTCCGCCAGTCCATGCTCTATTCCGGCGGCTCGATCTCGATCTTCTGGTCGAACCCGCTGGTGGCGACGCTGATGGGCCTCGCCATGCTGCTGCTCTTCTGGCCGCTCCTGTCCAGGCTCGTCGGCCTTGTCGGTGGGGGACGGACCGAGGCCAGCGCGCCGGGCGGCTGA
- a CDS encoding urea carboxylase-associated family protein translates to MKPQPLTQAPGDAAHRRSIAPVICYPVETLPKPDLAAYRAVREDWSLVERVTVPARDAACFRAPAGHFFRILSVEGPQVGDLNLFNAADLTERFYSGKTRALFGTHVGLGDQLFSSFPTLRPMATITHDTLDWYGFDAFGGSVHDVIGTRCDPYTHALLSGGGQYHHCCHSNLTRALAAETGLPLHEAERHVHDVLNVFMCTGFTRDTGQYFMKASPVRPGDYLEFFAEIDLLGCLSACPGGDCSTVHSSDVAACHPLVVEVYKPARLPEGWAPPPVNAYDRSHGTKG, encoded by the coding sequence TTGAAGCCTCAGCCCCTCACCCAAGCGCCGGGCGACGCCGCCCACCGACGGTCTATCGCTCCCGTGATCTGCTATCCCGTGGAAACCCTGCCGAAGCCCGACCTCGCGGCCTACCGCGCCGTGCGGGAGGACTGGTCGCTGGTGGAGCGGGTCACCGTACCGGCGCGCGACGCCGCCTGCTTCCGCGCCCCGGCGGGCCATTTCTTCCGCATCCTCTCGGTCGAGGGGCCGCAGGTCGGCGATCTCAACCTCTTCAACGCGGCCGATCTCACCGAGCGCTTCTACAGCGGCAAGACGCGGGCGCTGTTCGGCACGCATGTCGGCCTCGGCGACCAGCTCTTTTCCAGCTTTCCGACGCTTCGCCCGATGGCGACGATCACCCATGATACGCTGGACTGGTACGGGTTCGACGCGTTCGGCGGCTCGGTCCACGACGTGATCGGCACGCGCTGCGATCCCTACACGCACGCGCTGCTGAGCGGCGGCGGCCAGTATCACCATTGCTGCCATTCCAACCTGACGCGGGCGCTGGCCGCCGAGACAGGGCTGCCGCTGCACGAGGCCGAGCGGCATGTGCATGACGTGCTCAACGTCTTCATGTGCACCGGCTTCACGCGGGATACAGGTCAGTATTTCATGAAGGCGAGCCCGGTGCGGCCGGGGGACTATCTCGAGTTCTTCGCCGAGATCGACCTTCTCGGTTGTCTCTCCGCCTGCCCCGGCGGCGACTGTTCGACGGTCCATTCCTCGGATGTCGCAGCCTGCCATCCGCTCGTGGTGGAGGTCTACAAGCCTGCCCGCCTGCCGGAAGGCTGGGCGCCGCCACCAGTAAACGCCTACGACCGCAGCCACGGCACCAAAGGCTGA
- a CDS encoding dihydroxyacetone kinase family protein, giving the protein MTSIFDAPERFAASALAGFCDVYSHLVHATRGGALRATVTPEGKVALVIGGGSGHYPAFLGYVGAGLADAAVAGDVFASPSTESVARLCRQAHRGGGILLGFGNYAGDVLNFGAAAERLRGEGIDVRVLAVTDDVASAGADEKPKRRGVAGDVPVFKIAGAAAEAGLSLDEVERLARLANARTVSLGIAYSGCTLPGADGPLFSVDPSQVAIGLGIHGEPSIRDEPRMVAAELAGLLVEPLLAERPEGANGRVAAILNGLGSTKYEELFVLWTHVAERLRASGLELVAPEVGEFVTSLDMAGCSLTLTWLDAELEPLWLAPAETAAFRRGHGTPRERAEKPIESQAETLRFTAASEASHRSAARVQSALEAIAKVLAKAEEELGRIDAIAGDGDHGQGMRRGSASAAEGGRKALDAGAGAGSLLAHAGDRWADTAGGTSGAIWGLFLRAFGTALGDGEAPDAPRVAAGAKAGLEAVTTLGRARPGDKTLVDALVPFAETLEREVAAGRDLRSAWAAAAEAATVAAQETRDLTPRLGRARPLAAKSLGHPDAGAVSLALVARTVSEVLAAAETAEPLPA; this is encoded by the coding sequence ATGACGTCGATCTTCGACGCGCCGGAGCGCTTCGCCGCCAGCGCCCTTGCCGGCTTCTGCGACGTTTACAGTCATCTCGTCCACGCCACGCGCGGCGGCGCGCTGCGGGCCACCGTGACGCCTGAGGGCAAGGTCGCCCTGGTGATCGGCGGCGGCTCGGGCCACTATCCCGCCTTTCTCGGCTATGTCGGCGCGGGCTTGGCCGACGCGGCCGTGGCGGGCGACGTCTTCGCCTCGCCCTCGACGGAAAGCGTCGCGCGGCTCTGCCGGCAGGCCCATCGCGGCGGTGGCATCCTGCTCGGCTTCGGCAACTATGCCGGCGACGTCCTGAACTTCGGCGCGGCGGCGGAGCGGCTGCGCGGCGAAGGGATCGACGTGCGCGTGCTCGCCGTCACCGACGATGTCGCGAGCGCGGGCGCCGACGAGAAACCCAAGCGCCGGGGCGTCGCGGGCGACGTGCCGGTGTTCAAGATTGCGGGCGCGGCGGCCGAGGCCGGCCTGTCGCTGGACGAGGTGGAGCGCCTGGCGCGGCTCGCCAACGCGCGCACCGTTTCGCTCGGCATCGCCTATTCCGGCTGCACGCTGCCGGGCGCGGACGGCCCGCTCTTTTCCGTCGATCCGTCGCAGGTCGCGATCGGCCTCGGCATCCATGGCGAGCCGAGCATTCGCGACGAGCCGCGCATGGTCGCCGCCGAGCTGGCCGGGCTGCTGGTCGAGCCGCTGCTGGCCGAGCGCCCGGAGGGCGCCAACGGCCGCGTCGCCGCGATCCTGAACGGGCTCGGCTCCACCAAATACGAAGAGCTCTTCGTTCTCTGGACCCATGTCGCCGAGCGCCTGCGCGCGAGCGGCCTCGAGCTCGTCGCGCCGGAGGTCGGCGAGTTCGTCACCAGCCTCGACATGGCCGGCTGCTCGCTGACGCTGACCTGGCTCGACGCCGAGCTGGAGCCGCTCTGGCTGGCGCCTGCTGAGACCGCCGCCTTCCGGCGCGGCCATGGGACGCCGCGCGAGCGGGCCGAGAAGCCCATCGAGAGCCAGGCAGAAACCTTGCGCTTCACCGCAGCCTCCGAGGCTTCGCACCGAAGCGCGGCCCGCGTCCAGTCGGCGCTGGAAGCCATCGCGAAGGTCCTGGCCAAGGCCGAGGAGGAACTCGGTCGCATCGACGCCATTGCCGGCGACGGCGACCATGGCCAGGGCATGCGGCGCGGCTCCGCCTCAGCGGCGGAGGGCGGGCGCAAGGCGCTTGACGCCGGCGCCGGCGCGGGCTCGCTTCTCGCCCATGCCGGGGACCGCTGGGCCGACACGGCGGGCGGCACGTCGGGCGCCATCTGGGGCCTGTTCCTGCGCGCCTTCGGCACCGCGCTGGGCGACGGCGAAGCGCCGGACGCGCCCCGCGTGGCGGCGGGCGCGAAAGCCGGGCTCGAAGCCGTCACCACGCTCGGCCGCGCCCGGCCGGGCGACAAGACGCTGGTCGACGCGCTGGTGCCCTTTGCCGAGACGCTGGAGCGCGAAGTCGCCGCCGGCCGCGATCTACGCTCGGCCTGGGCCGCCGCCGCCGAGGCCGCGACGGTGGCGGCACAGGAGACCCGGGATCTGACGCCGCGTCTTGGCCGCGCCCGGCCGCTGGCGGCCAAAAGCCTCGGCCATCCCGACGCCGGCGCCGTCTCGCTCGCGCTTGTCGCGCGAACGGTCTCGGAGGTTCTCGCCGCCGCCGAGACGGCGGAGCCCCTGCCCGCCTGA
- a CDS encoding tripartite tricarboxylate transporter TctB family protein — MVTRRHVEVVTGLALALVGAVTAYGARENGIGWTDFGPAAGYFPFRIGILVLLLGLAIALRYGLTGRRRVRPAAEAEVAGPAAMHPANGLDERFLEDGALGRIASVFVPTAVSAALIPWLGVYFACGLFLVFSIVTLNKSSLLKALAIAVCTMGAFFVLFEFWFQVPLAKGVLMPLLGIH, encoded by the coding sequence ATGGTGACTCGGCGTCATGTCGAAGTGGTCACGGGTCTGGCGCTTGCCCTGGTCGGGGCGGTTACGGCCTATGGCGCACGGGAGAACGGCATCGGCTGGACCGATTTCGGCCCGGCAGCCGGCTATTTTCCCTTCCGCATCGGCATTCTCGTGCTGCTTCTCGGATTGGCAATCGCGCTGCGCTACGGGCTGACCGGGCGTCGGCGCGTGCGCCCGGCGGCGGAAGCGGAGGTCGCCGGCCCGGCGGCGATGCATCCGGCAAACGGGCTGGACGAGCGGTTTCTTGAAGACGGCGCGCTCGGGCGCATCGCCTCGGTCTTCGTGCCGACGGCGGTCTCGGCCGCGCTTATTCCCTGGCTCGGCGTCTACTTCGCCTGCGGCCTGTTTCTCGTCTTCTCCATCGTCACGCTCAACAAGTCGAGCCTCCTCAAGGCGCTCGCCATCGCGGTCTGCACGATGGGGGCCTTCTTCGTCCTGTTCGAGTTCTGGTTTCAGGTCCCGCTCGCCAAGGGCGTGCTGATGCCGCTTCTCGGCATCCACTGA
- a CDS encoding ABC transporter permease, whose translation MQSKASPTKTVGAAAVPARPAFHAGFQWRDFVVYIFFAAVLVFFAFTIGDKGFLSMANLFNITRTTSMIAVIAVAMTFVIAAGELDLSVGSTAALAALASALAMQAGYGVAGGVVAALASGLLVGAVNGFFVTVVNIPSFLVTLGMMQFVRGLDMRLTYTKPVPISDQTFTGLFGSGSLGPLPSLFVWSLAVAAIGHVVLRYTPFGRQVLATGGNRVAAQYSGVPTKRIKLYCFLISGAAGAVAGMLYSGMMQTARYSFGTGAELAAIAAVILGGTSLFGGKATIIGTFVGALLIGTINNGLIIMGLDVSEQNMVAGALIVLAVAFGRKGAMGGRR comes from the coding sequence ATGCAGTCCAAGGCTAGCCCAACCAAGACCGTCGGCGCCGCTGCTGTGCCCGCCCGGCCGGCCTTCCACGCCGGATTTCAGTGGCGCGACTTCGTGGTCTACATCTTCTTTGCCGCCGTGCTCGTCTTCTTCGCCTTCACCATCGGCGACAAGGGCTTCCTGTCGATGGCGAACCTCTTCAACATCACGCGCACGACCTCGATGATCGCCGTCATCGCTGTCGCCATGACCTTCGTCATCGCGGCGGGCGAGCTCGATCTCTCTGTCGGCTCCACGGCGGCTTTGGCCGCGCTCGCCTCCGCGCTCGCCATGCAGGCGGGCTACGGCGTGGCGGGCGGCGTGGTCGCGGCGCTGGCGAGCGGGCTTCTGGTCGGCGCGGTGAACGGCTTCTTCGTCACCGTCGTCAACATCCCGTCCTTCCTGGTGACGCTCGGCATGATGCAGTTCGTGCGCGGCCTCGACATGCGCCTGACCTACACCAAGCCCGTGCCGATCTCGGACCAGACCTTCACCGGCCTGTTCGGCTCAGGCAGCCTCGGCCCGCTGCCCTCGCTCTTCGTCTGGTCGCTGGCGGTGGCGGCGATCGGCCATGTCGTCCTGCGCTATACGCCTTTCGGCCGGCAGGTGCTGGCGACGGGCGGCAACCGCGTCGCCGCGCAATATTCCGGCGTGCCGACCAAGCGCATCAAGCTCTATTGCTTTCTCATCAGCGGCGCGGCGGGCGCGGTGGCTGGCATGCTCTATTCCGGCATGATGCAGACGGCGCGCTATTCCTTCGGCACCGGCGCCGAGCTTGCCGCCATCGCGGCGGTGATCCTGGGCGGCACCAGTCTGTTCGGCGGCAAGGCGACGATCATCGGCACCTTCGTTGGCGCGCTTCTGATCGGAACGATCAACAACGGCCTCATCATCATGGGCCTCGATGTCAGCGAGCAGAACATGGTGGCCGGCGCGCTGATCGTGCTGGCGGTCGCCTTCGGCCGCAAGGGCGCCATGGGCGGCAGGCGCTAG
- a CDS encoding sugar ABC transporter ATP-binding protein: MQDDILDMQGMEKAFNGIPVLKKARFELRRGEIHALMGGNGAGKSTLMKILTGVYLRDAGTLTLDGKAETFATPAEAEGAGVAMIFQELSLVPTLTVAQNIFLHREPRRGAFVDDREACRQAQAILDDLGEAIDPRMPVELLSTGARQMVEIAKALSKKARVLIMDEPTSSLSDTETQSLFRIARRLKERGVAIVYISHRMSEIFEICDRVTVMRDGATVLTDDCANVSMERLIEAMLGGGSVGSLQWRERPPSADTGAVLEVRNLDVAGRVHDVSFSIRAGEIVGLAGLMGSGRTEIAEAIFGVRAATGGEIRIEGKPVRSTDEAMAAGVALVPEDRRRQGLVLDHSVQSNFALPSLKRFSKGLFVRDRAAANEARQSIRDLKIRTDGPGKVVQLLSGGNQQKVVLAKWLARHPKLLILDEPTVGVDIGAKTDIVEIVREIADRGTAVLVISSEFEELLALSDRLVVLHDGRVVKTLERRDIASEEVLHHAVQG; this comes from the coding sequence ATGCAAGACGACATTCTCGACATGCAGGGCATGGAAAAGGCCTTCAACGGCATTCCCGTCCTGAAGAAGGCGCGCTTCGAGCTGCGTCGCGGCGAGATCCACGCGCTGATGGGCGGCAACGGCGCGGGCAAGTCGACGCTGATGAAGATCCTGACCGGCGTGTATCTGCGCGACGCCGGCACACTGACACTCGACGGCAAGGCCGAGACCTTCGCCACACCCGCCGAGGCGGAAGGCGCGGGCGTCGCGATGATCTTCCAGGAGCTCAGCCTCGTGCCGACGCTCACCGTCGCGCAGAACATCTTCCTCCATCGCGAGCCGCGTCGCGGCGCCTTTGTGGACGATCGCGAGGCCTGCCGGCAGGCGCAGGCGATCCTCGACGATCTCGGCGAGGCCATCGACCCGCGCATGCCGGTGGAACTGCTCAGCACCGGCGCGCGGCAGATGGTGGAGATCGCCAAGGCCCTGTCCAAGAAGGCGCGCGTCCTCATCATGGACGAGCCGACCTCCTCGCTTTCCGACACGGAAACGCAGTCGCTGTTTCGTATCGCGCGCCGGCTGAAGGAGCGCGGCGTCGCCATCGTCTACATCTCTCATCGCATGTCGGAGATCTTCGAGATCTGCGACCGGGTGACGGTGATGCGCGACGGCGCGACCGTTCTGACCGACGACTGCGCGAACGTCTCCATGGAACGGCTGATCGAGGCCATGCTCGGCGGCGGATCGGTCGGCTCGCTGCAATGGCGCGAGCGCCCGCCCTCGGCCGATACGGGGGCCGTGCTGGAGGTGCGCAACCTCGATGTCGCGGGCCGCGTCCACGACGTGTCCTTCTCGATCCGCGCCGGTGAGATCGTCGGGCTCGCGGGTCTCATGGGCTCGGGCCGCACCGAGATCGCCGAGGCCATCTTCGGCGTGCGGGCCGCCACTGGCGGCGAAATCCGCATCGAGGGCAAGCCGGTTCGTTCCACCGACGAGGCCATGGCGGCGGGCGTCGCGCTGGTGCCGGAGGACCGGCGCCGGCAGGGCCTGGTGCTCGATCATTCCGTCCAGAGCAATTTCGCCCTGCCGAGCCTCAAGCGCTTCAGTAAAGGGCTGTTCGTGCGGGACCGCGCGGCAGCGAACGAGGCGCGCCAGTCGATCCGCGACCTGAAGATCCGCACCGACGGGCCGGGCAAAGTGGTCCAGCTCCTGTCGGGCGGCAACCAGCAGAAGGTGGTGCTCGCCAAATGGCTGGCCCGCCACCCCAAGCTCCTGATCCTCGACGAGCCGACGGTCGGCGTCGACATCGGCGCCAAGACCGACATCGTCGAGATCGTGCGCGAGATCGCCGACCGGGGCACGGCGGTTCTCGTCATCTCGTCCGAGTTCGAGGAACTGCTCGCCCTCAGCGACAGGCTGGTCGTGCTGCACGACGGGCGGGTCGTCAAAACCCTGGAAAGACGCGACATCGCATCGGAGGAGGTCCTGCATCATGCAGTCCAAGGCTAG
- a CDS encoding tripartite tricarboxylate transporter substrate binding protein, with product MKTLALTSLVAIAAAFASAPASAQWAPTKPIEFVAAGGAGGGTDQFARQLQAAIAKNDLAPENVVVANKGGGSGAEAFIYGTGSAGDAHKLIFGTSNEWQLPLVTKIGYKPDSLTPVATLAVDEFIVWVQADSPYNTIMDLVNAGKEKPGAIKFGGSQSKDVDQTLLRQIEAATGAKFLYIPFKSGSEAAVQLAGNHIDANTNNPAENVGQWRAGQAKALCVVAPQRMAYKDKVTETQSWNDIPTCKEQGLPIESYQMPRTVFAPADVPAEAVAYYTDMLRKASETPEFQAYLKTTSQTPRFLAGEEFKSYIADNAETSRKQFEADGWLVK from the coding sequence ATGAAGACACTAGCCCTGACCAGCCTCGTCGCCATTGCCGCCGCCTTCGCCAGTGCGCCGGCCTCGGCCCAATGGGCGCCGACGAAGCCGATCGAATTCGTCGCGGCCGGCGGCGCGGGCGGCGGCACGGACCAGTTCGCCCGCCAGCTTCAGGCCGCGATCGCCAAGAACGATCTGGCGCCGGAGAACGTCGTGGTCGCCAACAAGGGCGGCGGCTCGGGCGCGGAGGCCTTCATCTACGGCACCGGCTCGGCCGGCGACGCGCACAAGCTGATCTTCGGCACCTCCAACGAGTGGCAGCTGCCGCTTGTCACCAAGATCGGCTACAAGCCCGACAGTCTGACGCCGGTGGCGACGCTCGCGGTGGACGAGTTCATCGTCTGGGTGCAAGCCGACAGCCCCTACAACACGATCATGGACCTCGTGAACGCCGGCAAGGAAAAGCCCGGCGCGATCAAGTTCGGTGGCTCGCAGTCCAAGGACGTGGACCAGACGCTGCTGCGCCAGATCGAGGCGGCGACCGGCGCGAAGTTCCTCTACATTCCCTTCAAGTCGGGTTCGGAAGCGGCCGTGCAACTTGCCGGCAACCATATCGACGCCAACACCAACAACCCGGCCGAAAATGTCGGCCAGTGGCGCGCGGGACAGGCCAAGGCGCTTTGCGTCGTCGCGCCCCAGCGCATGGCCTACAAGGACAAGGTGACCGAGACCCAGTCCTGGAACGACATCCCCACCTGCAAGGAGCAGGGGTTGCCGATCGAGAGCTACCAGATGCCGCGCACCGTCTTCGCCCCGGCGGACGTGCCGGCCGAGGCCGTCGCCTACTACACCGACATGCTGCGCAAGGCCTCCGAGACGCCGGAGTTCCAGGCCTATCTGAAGACGACCTCGCAGACCCCGCGCTTCCTCGCGGGCGAGGAGTTCAAGAGCTACATCGCCGACAATGCCGAGACCTCGCGCAAGCAGTTCGAGGCCGACGGCTGGCTGGTGAAGTAA